Proteins from a genomic interval of Polaribacter sp. Q13:
- a CDS encoding zinc-dependent metalloprotease: MIKKLLTKLLLVAFVFGFTTKTEAQFWKKKKDETPKEAPKKKPEKGDLQPYNKVVTKDFTTDEGLFKVHSKDNTYLFEIPDSLLTREMLMVTRIAKTATGIGFGGGKTNTQVLRWEKKKKQILLRIVSYDIVADTILPVHEAVVNSNLEPILFSFTIKAISKDSTATVIDATALFSADIKPLGLPGFYRKTYGVTRMDKDRSYIDRVSSYPQNIEIRHVKTYFASKAPSNNALGSITLEMSNSMVLLPKVPMKRRYFDERVGWFARGQTDYGLEAQKSKTVTYLDRYRLEVKDEDIEKFKRGELVEPKKQIIYYVDRATPEEWVPYIIQGVNDWQVAFEAAGFKNAIVGKRAPSKEEDPEYSPEDIRYSVIRYLASPIPNANGPHVSDPRSGEILESDINWYHNVMSLLHNWFFIQTAAINPDARGNNFKTKTMGELIKFVSSHELGHTLGLPHNMGSSTAYPVDSLRSASFTKKYGTAPSIMDYARFNYVAQPEDKGVALMPNIGVYDKYAISWGYRPILDKTAKEEKPILDAWILKHAGDPMYRFGHQQATGVVDPSSQTEDLGDNAMKASMYGIKNLQRILPRLEEWTSEKGKNYDELSTMYGQVLSQFNRYMGHVTANVGGVYENFKTTDQEGAVYTCVDKATQKEALQFVIDELFKTPTWMLDKNIFNKTEFSGSVERVRGLQAKTLNNILDAGRMARMIENETSNGTSAYSLINMMSDLRKGVWSEIYAGKSIDTYRRNLQRAYLDRLDYLLNKATDQKGYNSGYRKSTGITINQSDVKSVARGELKRLQRDAKSASNRGNTLTRYHLQDVVDRIDTILDPK, from the coding sequence ATAATAAAAAAACTACTCACTAAACTACTATTAGTTGCTTTTGTTTTTGGTTTTACAACCAAAACAGAAGCCCAATTTTGGAAGAAAAAAAAGGACGAAACTCCTAAAGAAGCTCCAAAAAAGAAACCCGAAAAAGGAGACTTACAACCTTATAACAAAGTAGTAACCAAAGACTTTACAACGGACGAGGGTTTATTTAAAGTTCATTCAAAAGACAATACATATCTTTTTGAAATACCAGATTCCCTTTTAACAAGAGAAATGTTAATGGTAACAAGAATAGCAAAAACAGCAACCGGAATTGGTTTTGGTGGCGGAAAAACTAACACACAAGTTTTACGATGGGAGAAGAAAAAAAAACAAATACTCTTAAGAATTGTTTCTTATGATATCGTTGCAGATACTATTTTACCGGTTCATGAAGCTGTTGTTAATTCTAACTTAGAACCTATCTTATTTTCTTTTACTATAAAAGCTATTAGTAAAGATTCTACTGCAACAGTTATAGATGCTACTGCCCTATTTTCTGCAGATATAAAACCGTTAGGTCTTCCTGGGTTTTACAGAAAAACATATGGGGTTACAAGAATGGATAAAGATCGTTCTTACATCGATCGTGTTAGTAGTTACCCACAAAATATAGAAATTAGACATGTAAAAACATATTTTGCAAGTAAGGCACCTTCTAATAATGCCCTAGGTTCTATTACCTTAGAAATGAGTAATTCAATGGTTTTGCTACCAAAGGTTCCTATGAAACGTAGATATTTTGATGAACGTGTAGGTTGGTTTGCACGCGGACAAACAGATTATGGTTTAGAAGCTCAAAAAAGCAAAACAGTTACTTATTTAGACAGATATCGTTTAGAAGTAAAAGATGAAGATATCGAAAAATTTAAAAGAGGAGAGTTAGTAGAACCTAAAAAACAAATTATTTACTACGTAGACAGAGCAACTCCAGAAGAGTGGGTTCCTTATATTATACAAGGAGTAAATGATTGGCAAGTTGCTTTTGAAGCAGCAGGTTTTAAAAATGCAATTGTAGGTAAAAGAGCACCTAGTAAAGAAGAAGACCCAGAGTATAGCCCAGAAGATATTCGTTATTCTGTAATTAGATATTTAGCGTCTCCTATTCCTAATGCAAACGGTCCTCATGTTAGTGATCCCCGTTCTGGAGAAATTTTAGAATCAGATATTAACTGGTATCATAATGTAATGTCTTTATTACACAATTGGTTCTTTATTCAAACTGCAGCGATTAATCCCGATGCAAGAGGAAACAATTTTAAAACAAAAACCATGGGAGAATTAATCAAATTTGTGTCTTCTCATGAGCTAGGGCACACGTTAGGTTTACCACACAACATGGGGAGCTCTACTGCATATCCTGTAGATTCTTTACGCTCTGCATCTTTCACTAAAAAATACGGAACAGCTCCATCAATTATGGATTATGCTCGTTTTAATTATGTGGCACAACCAGAAGATAAAGGTGTTGCTTTAATGCCAAATATTGGTGTGTATGATAAATATGCTATTTCTTGGGGATATAGACCAATTCTTGATAAAACTGCTAAAGAAGAAAAACCAATTTTAGATGCTTGGATTTTAAAACATGCGGGAGACCCAATGTACAGATTCGGACATCAACAAGCTACAGGTGTTGTAGACCCAAGCTCTCAAACGGAAGATTTAGGAGACAATGCTATGAAAGCTTCTATGTACGGTATTAAAAACTTACAAAGAATTTTACCGAGATTAGAAGAATGGACTTCTGAAAAAGGTAAAAATTATGATGAATTATCTACGATGTACGGACAAGTTTTAAGTCAGTTTAATAGATATATGGGGCATGTAACAGCCAATGTTGGTGGTGTTTATGAAAACTTTAAAACTACCGACCAAGAAGGTGCTGTTTACACGTGTGTAGACAAAGCAACTCAAAAAGAAGCTTTACAATTTGTAATTGATGAATTATTTAAAACACCTACTTGGATGCTAGATAAAAATATTTTTAACAAAACCGAATTTTCTGGTTCTGTAGAAAGAGTGCGTGGTTTACAAGCTAAGACTTTAAATAATATATTAGATGCTGGAAGAATGGCTCGTATGATAGAAAATGAAACTTCTAATGGTACTAGTGCTTATTCATTAATTAATATGATGAGCGATTTAAGAAAAGGAGTTTGGAGCGAAATCTATGCTGGTAAATCTATTGATACCTATAGAAGAAACTTACAAAGAGCATATTTAGATCGGTTAGATTATTTATTAAATAAAGCAACTGACCAAAAAGGTTATAATAGCGGTTATAGAAAAAGTACTGGTATTACTATCAATCAATCTGATGTAAAATCTGTAGCAAGAGGCGAGTTGAAACGTTTACAACGTGATGCAAAATCTGCTTCTAACAGAGGGAACACTTTAACACGCTACCACTTGCAAGATGTTGTAGACAGAATTGATACTATTTTAGATCCTAAATAA
- a CDS encoding amidophosphoribosyltransferase, with amino-acid sequence MSDAIKHECGIALVRLKKPLQFYKDKYGSAFYGINKMYLLMEKQHNRGQDGAGFASVKFNVAPGTRYISRVRSNQSQPIQDVFAQINERLNGVLEQNPDKKDDVAWQEENMPYVGNLFLGHVRYGTFGKNSIESVHPFLRQSNWKHKNLIVAGNFNMTNSNQILEELIELGQHPKEFTDTVTVMEKIGHFLEDEVGKLYLEAKKKGFNKKDASPYIEENLKLKKVLKRSSRNWDGGYAMAGIVGHGDAFVLRDPNGIRPTYFYEDDEVVVVASERPVIQTVFNVKIDQVQELERGHALIIKKSGKTSIKLVNEPKENLACSFERIYFSRGSDASIYEERKNLGKYVFPEVLKSIDNDISNTVFSFIPNTAETSFYGMTEAAEDFLNQQKTAKILAGVGKLSAEKVTEILSARPRFEKIAIKDAKLRTFIADDSSRDDLVEHVYDITYGVVKPTDNLVIIDDSIVRGTTLKKSIIRILDRLSPKKIVVVSSAPQIRYPDCYGIDMAKIDGFIAFNAALELLKDTNQYHIVDEVYKKCKAQQSKSDTEIINYVKGIYTPFTAVEISAKIAEMLKTEDIKAEVEVIYQTIEGLHKACPDNLGDWYFTGNYPTPGGMRVVNQAYINFYEGNNERAY; translated from the coding sequence ATGAGTGATGCTATTAAACATGAATGTGGAATTGCACTTGTTAGATTAAAGAAACCGTTACAATTTTATAAAGACAAATACGGTTCTGCTTTCTACGGAATTAATAAAATGTATTTATTAATGGAAAAACAGCACAATCGCGGACAAGATGGTGCCGGTTTTGCTAGTGTAAAATTTAATGTAGCTCCAGGTACAAGATATATTAGTAGAGTTCGTTCTAACCAATCGCAACCTATACAAGACGTGTTTGCTCAAATTAACGAGCGTTTAAATGGTGTTTTAGAACAAAACCCAGATAAAAAAGACGATGTTGCTTGGCAAGAAGAAAACATGCCTTATGTTGGTAATTTGTTTTTAGGACACGTACGTTATGGAACTTTTGGTAAAAACAGTATAGAAAGCGTACATCCGTTTTTACGCCAAAGTAACTGGAAACATAAAAATTTAATAGTTGCGGGTAACTTTAACATGACCAATTCTAATCAAATATTAGAAGAATTAATTGAGTTAGGGCAACACCCAAAAGAATTTACAGACACGGTAACTGTAATGGAGAAAATTGGTCATTTCTTAGAAGATGAAGTAGGCAAGTTATACTTAGAAGCAAAGAAAAAAGGATTTAATAAAAAAGATGCTTCACCCTATATCGAAGAAAATTTAAAACTTAAAAAAGTTTTAAAGAGATCTTCTAGAAACTGGGATGGTGGTTACGCCATGGCTGGTATAGTTGGGCATGGAGATGCTTTTGTATTAAGAGATCCAAACGGAATTAGACCTACCTATTTTTACGAAGATGATGAAGTTGTTGTAGTTGCTTCCGAAAGACCTGTTATTCAAACAGTATTCAATGTAAAAATTGACCAGGTACAAGAATTAGAAAGAGGGCATGCTTTAATCATTAAAAAAAGTGGAAAAACTTCGATAAAATTAGTCAACGAACCTAAAGAAAATTTAGCCTGTTCTTTTGAGCGTATTTACTTCTCTAGAGGAAGTGATGCTTCTATTTATGAAGAACGTAAAAACTTAGGAAAATATGTTTTTCCGGAAGTTCTAAAATCTATAGATAACGATATCTCTAACACTGTTTTTTCTTTTATTCCTAATACCGCAGAAACTTCATTCTACGGAATGACAGAAGCTGCAGAAGACTTTTTAAATCAGCAAAAAACAGCAAAAATTTTAGCAGGGGTTGGTAAGTTATCAGCCGAAAAAGTTACAGAAATATTATCTGCAAGACCTCGTTTTGAAAAAATAGCCATTAAAGACGCCAAACTAAGAACTTTTATTGCAGATGATAGCAGTAGAGATGACTTGGTAGAACATGTATATGACATTACTTATGGTGTAGTAAAACCAACAGACAATCTTGTAATTATAGATGATAGTATTGTTAGAGGTACTACTTTAAAGAAAAGTATTATTAGAATTTTAGACAGACTAAGCCCTAAAAAAATAGTAGTAGTTTCTTCTGCTCCACAAATTCGTTATCCAGATTGTTACGGAATAGACATGGCAAAAATTGATGGTTTTATTGCTTTTAATGCAGCTCTAGAGTTATTAAAAGACACCAATCAATATCATATTGTAGACGAAGTTTACAAAAAATGTAAAGCGCAACAATCTAAATCTGACACCGAAATTATAAACTATGTAAAAGGAATTTACACCCCCTTTACTGCTGTAGAAATTTCTGCAAAGATTGCCGAAATGTTAAAAACAGAAGATATTAAAGCTGAAGTTGAAGTTATTTATCAAACTATAGAAGGCTTGCATAAAGCTTGCCCAGATAATCTAGGTGATTGGTATTTTACCGGTAATTATCCTACTCCAGGAGGAATGAGAGTTGTAAACCAAGCTTACATTAACTTTTACGAAGGAAATAACGAAAGAGCGTATTAA
- a CDS encoding PfkB family carbohydrate kinase, producing MSKLLAVGTVAFDAIETPFGKTDKILGGSGTYVGLAASQFGVKTGVVSVVGGDFPSSYLEMMNSKGINTDGIEVDKEGKTFFWSGKYHNDMNSRDTLITELNVLETFTPVVPENFKDAGIVMLGNLHPLTQASVIDQMSERPKLVVLDTMNFWMDIALDDLHTVLKRVDVITINDEEARQLSGEYSLVNAAKKIHEMGPKYVVIKKGEHGALLFNEGNMFYAPALPLAEVFDPTGAGDTFAGGFCGYLAKTEDISFNNMKNAIIYGSNLASFCVEKFGTERMQELTAKEVKKRLQAFKELTQFDIEIS from the coding sequence ATGAGTAAATTATTAGCAGTTGGTACAGTAGCTTTTGATGCAATTGAAACCCCTTTTGGGAAAACTGATAAAATATTGGGGGGTTCTGGAACCTATGTAGGTCTAGCTGCAAGTCAGTTTGGAGTAAAAACAGGCGTTGTTTCTGTAGTTGGTGGAGATTTTCCATCTTCTTATCTAGAAATGATGAATTCTAAAGGAATTAATACTGATGGAATTGAAGTAGACAAAGAAGGTAAAACTTTTTTCTGGAGTGGTAAATATCATAATGATATGAACTCTAGAGATACCTTAATTACAGAATTAAATGTATTAGAAACATTTACACCTGTTGTACCAGAAAACTTTAAAGACGCAGGTATTGTTATGTTAGGAAACTTACATCCGTTAACTCAAGCCTCTGTTATAGACCAAATGTCTGAAAGACCAAAATTAGTAGTATTAGATACTATGAATTTTTGGATGGATATTGCTTTAGATGATTTACATACTGTTTTAAAAAGAGTAGATGTAATTACTATTAATGATGAAGAAGCACGTCAATTATCTGGAGAATATTCTTTAGTAAATGCTGCTAAAAAGATTCATGAAATGGGACCAAAATACGTGGTTATTAAAAAAGGAGAACATGGCGCATTATTATTTAATGAAGGAAACATGTTTTATGCACCTGCATTACCTTTAGCAGAAGTATTTGATCCTACAGGAGCAGGAGACACATTTGCTGGTGGTTTTTGTGGATATTTAGCTAAAACAGAAGACATTTCATTTAACAACATGAAAAATGCAATTATATATGGTTCTAACTTAGCTTCTTTCTGTGTAGAAAAGTTTGGTACAGAACGTATGCAAGAGCTTACTGCAAAAGAAGTTAAAAAGCGATTACAAGCTTTTAAAGAATTAACACAATTTGATATAGAAATATCTTAA
- a CDS encoding SufE family protein, which produces MTIKEIQEEIIDEFSMFDDWMERYEYIIELGKSLPIIDDAHKLDENLIKGCQSKVWLFSELDNDVIKFSADSDAILTKGIVALLLRVYSNQKPVDILAANTDFIDEIGLKEHLSPTRANGLVSMIKYIKMYAIAQQTKLMN; this is translated from the coding sequence ATGACTATCAAAGAAATACAAGAAGAAATTATTGATGAGTTTTCTATGTTTGATGATTGGATGGAACGCTATGAGTACATTATAGAGCTAGGGAAATCTTTACCAATTATTGATGATGCACATAAATTAGATGAGAATTTAATAAAAGGATGTCAGTCTAAAGTTTGGTTATTTTCTGAATTAGATAATGATGTTATTAAGTTTTCTGCGGATAGTGATGCTATTTTAACAAAGGGAATTGTGGCATTATTATTGAGGGTTTACTCAAATCAAAAACCAGTAGATATTTTAGCTGCAAATACAGATTTTATTGATGAAATTGGTTTAAAAGAACATTTATCGCCAACAAGAGCTAATGGTTTAGTTTCTATGATTAAGTATATAAAAATGTATGCAATAGCACAACAAACTAAATTAATGAATTAA
- a CDS encoding DUF59 domain-containing protein gives MTDKELEIVGDKIVNVLKTIYDPEIPVDIYELGLIYDVFVSEENNAKILMTLTSPNCPVAESLPVEVEDKVKTLKEINECEVEITFDPTWTQDMMSEEAKLELGML, from the coding sequence ATGACAGATAAAGAGTTAGAAATAGTAGGAGATAAAATAGTAAATGTTTTAAAAACAATTTACGATCCAGAAATCCCTGTAGATATTTACGAATTAGGTTTAATTTATGATGTTTTTGTATCCGAAGAAAATAATGCAAAAATATTAATGACTTTAACATCACCTAACTGCCCGGTTGCAGAAAGTTTACCTGTTGAGGTTGAAGATAAAGTAAAAACTTTAAAGGAAATTAACGAGTGTGAAGTAGAAATCACTTTCGATCCTACTTGGACACAAGATATGATGAGCGAAGAGGCAAAACTAGAATTAGGAATGCTTTAA
- a CDS encoding DUF2480 family protein, giving the protein MAEEIINRVSNSKLKTFDLEEIYPEGKRVVFDVKDWLFQELILKEKDFRESVKNHDWSQYKNSFVAISCSVDAIIPSWAFMLVASELIPFANKVVIGNLELLETVLYQELIGFLDFKEFADAPVIIKGCANKPIPNSAYIFLIEKLQPVARSIMFGEACSTVPLYKTKKQ; this is encoded by the coding sequence ATGGCAGAAGAAATTATAAATAGGGTATCAAATAGTAAGCTTAAAACCTTTGATTTGGAAGAAATCTATCCAGAAGGAAAAAGAGTGGTATTTGATGTAAAAGATTGGTTGTTTCAAGAATTGATTTTAAAAGAAAAAGACTTTAGAGAATCTGTAAAAAACCATGATTGGTCTCAATACAAAAATTCTTTTGTAGCTATTTCTTGTTCTGTAGATGCCATAATTCCTTCTTGGGCTTTTATGTTGGTGGCTTCAGAGTTAATTCCGTTTGCAAATAAAGTAGTTATTGGTAATTTAGAATTATTAGAAACTGTACTTTATCAAGAATTAATAGGGTTCTTAGATTTTAAAGAATTTGCAGATGCACCCGTTATTATAAAAGGATGTGCTAATAAGCCCATACCTAATTCCGCTTACATTTTTTTAATAGAAAAATTACAACCAGTAGCAAGGTCTATCATGTTTGGAGAAGCTTGCTCAACAGTGCCTTTATATAAAACTAAAAAACAATAG
- a CDS encoding DUF3078 domain-containing protein translates to MRRPLLLLVLLVMSSSFYAQKKKKDTLPIPKWKILGKFDFVFNQSTFSNWASGGENTVAGDLNIHYDINYKKKNVNWDTRILTGYGLSHLNDKGYRKTNDRFELNSLLGIKSGKDWFLSQFINFKTQYTRGYNYKKEPALPVSDFLSPAYLSIGTGMLWKKSDNSSINIAPATARLTMVSDFFSGQYGVDEGDNTAFSLGFNLSGYFKFRVMENIEMENIVAVYSDYLEKPENVDIENQTNLKFKVNNHIKMNMTFHAIVDDNASSKVQFRQLFGLGLNYSFHEKVTY, encoded by the coding sequence ATGAGAAGACCATTGCTACTTCTAGTATTACTTGTTATGTCTAGTTCTTTTTATGCACAAAAAAAGAAAAAAGATACACTACCTATACCTAAATGGAAGATTCTTGGCAAGTTTGATTTTGTTTTTAACCAATCTACTTTTTCTAATTGGGCATCTGGTGGAGAAAATACCGTTGCTGGAGATTTAAATATTCACTACGATATTAATTACAAAAAAAAGAATGTAAACTGGGATACTAGAATTTTAACGGGGTATGGATTGAGTCATTTAAATGACAAGGGATATCGAAAAACAAATGATAGATTCGAATTAAATTCACTATTAGGAATAAAATCAGGTAAAGATTGGTTTCTTTCTCAATTTATTAATTTTAAAACTCAGTATACAAGAGGTTATAATTATAAAAAAGAACCCGCTTTACCAGTTTCAGATTTTTTATCACCGGCATACCTAAGTATAGGAACAGGTATGTTATGGAAAAAATCTGATAATTCAAGTATAAACATTGCTCCAGCTACGGCCAGATTAACAATGGTTAGTGACTTTTTTTCTGGGCAGTATGGGGTAGATGAAGGAGACAATACAGCGTTTAGTTTAGGTTTTAATCTATCTGGTTATTTTAAGTTTCGTGTGATGGAGAATATTGAAATGGAAAATATTGTAGCCGTTTACTCAGATTACCTAGAAAAACCAGAGAATGTAGATATAGAAAACCAAACTAATCTTAAGTTTAAAGTAAATAATCATATTAAAATGAACATGACTTTTCATGCAATTGTAGATGATAATGCCTCTAGTAAAGTGCAGTTTAGACAATTATTTGGATTGGGGTTAAATTATAGTTTTCATGAAAAAGTGACTTATTAA
- a CDS encoding DUF3078 domain-containing protein yields the protein MKKVILVFVFAFSYTFMNAQTVEELKKEVSSKKGEISKLNGEVGALQAKIDAFPGWKYGAFGTLGVNISGFNNWYAKGSPNSSAGNIAIIGNGYANLDREKYFWRNSLNVNLSWVKNDDTDIGTDSDSFDGTNDVFTLTSLYGYKLSSKWAISALGEYRTTLIDNFNDPGYLDLGIGATWTPIKNLVVVIHPLNYNFVFSNGASDYTSSLGAKIYADYTRKIGAINFKSNVSAFQSYKSNDLSNITWTNSFGYTLWRGIGLGFEFGLRSNKQEALNNANSVNPVPVPAETFATVDNKLQSYWLFGLNYGF from the coding sequence ATGAAAAAAGTTATTTTAGTATTCGTTTTTGCATTTTCATATACATTTATGAATGCTCAAACAGTAGAAGAATTAAAAAAAGAAGTATCATCTAAAAAAGGTGAGATTTCTAAATTAAACGGAGAAGTAGGTGCTTTACAAGCAAAAATTGATGCTTTTCCAGGTTGGAAATATGGTGCTTTTGGTACTTTAGGTGTTAATATTTCTGGTTTTAACAATTGGTACGCAAAAGGATCTCCAAACTCATCTGCAGGTAATATTGCTATTATTGGTAATGGTTATGCAAACTTAGATAGAGAAAAATATTTTTGGAGAAACTCTTTAAATGTAAATTTAAGCTGGGTAAAAAATGATGATACAGATATAGGTACTGATAGTGACAGTTTTGATGGAACTAACGATGTATTTACATTAACATCTTTATACGGTTACAAGCTTTCAAGCAAATGGGCTATTTCTGCTTTAGGAGAATACAGAACTACTTTAATAGATAATTTTAATGATCCAGGATATTTAGATCTTGGTATTGGTGCAACATGGACTCCTATTAAAAATTTAGTAGTTGTTATTCACCCATTAAACTACAATTTTGTATTTAGTAATGGAGCATCAGATTACACATCTTCTTTAGGTGCTAAGATTTATGCAGATTATACTAGAAAAATTGGTGCAATTAACTTTAAATCTAACGTTTCTGCTTTTCAAAGTTATAAATCTAACGATTTATCTAACATTACTTGGACCAACTCTTTCGGTTATACATTATGGAGAGGTATTGGTTTAGGTTTTGAATTTGGTTTAAGAAGCAACAAACAAGAAGCATTAAACAATGCTAATAGCGTTAACCCTGTACCTGTGCCAGCTGAAACTTTTGCTACTGTAGATAACAAATTACAATCTTACTGGTTATTTGGTCTTAACTACGGTTTCTAA
- a CDS encoding CNNM domain-containing protein, translating into MTLLIIFATISIFFSFLCSILEAVLLSITPTFINLKKKEGYEYATQLEILKKDVDKPLIAILTINTIAHTVGAILVGVQAKVAYAEMYGTSVKTILGIKLTEDVMVGIVSTIMTILILVASEIIPKTIGATYWKQLANFTSKALKIMIFPLKWTGFLWVLQLTTKLIGGKGHGSILSREGFLVMTEMAEKDGVFHESESKVIRNLLGFKEIKVNDVMTPRSVLEIADESQTVQSFYKEHKNLRFSRIPVFAENPDEITGYFLKDNLLEAMISGKGEATLASIKRNIIIVERDLYIPDLFERLINEKEHIALVVDEYGSVSGLVSQEDVIETLLGLEIMDESDSVADLQAHARKSWEKRAKRMGIIEDKKE; encoded by the coding sequence ATGACATTATTAATAATTTTCGCTACTATTTCTATTTTCTTTTCATTTTTGTGTTCTATATTAGAAGCAGTTCTGTTAAGTATTACCCCAACTTTTATCAATCTTAAAAAGAAAGAGGGTTATGAGTATGCTACACAATTAGAAATACTAAAAAAAGATGTAGACAAACCTTTAATTGCAATTTTAACTATTAATACCATTGCGCATACGGTTGGTGCAATTTTGGTAGGTGTACAAGCTAAAGTAGCCTATGCAGAAATGTATGGTACTTCTGTGAAAACAATTTTAGGTATTAAATTAACAGAAGATGTTATGGTAGGTATTGTATCTACTATAATGACCATTTTAATTTTAGTAGCTTCAGAAATAATACCTAAAACTATTGGGGCTACGTATTGGAAACAGTTAGCTAATTTTACTTCTAAAGCGTTAAAAATTATGATTTTTCCACTAAAGTGGACTGGTTTTTTATGGGTATTACAACTTACCACAAAATTGATAGGCGGTAAAGGACATGGAAGTATTTTAAGTAGAGAAGGTTTTTTGGTGATGACAGAAATGGCAGAAAAAGATGGTGTTTTTCATGAAAGTGAAAGTAAAGTTATTAGAAATTTATTAGGTTTTAAAGAGATAAAAGTAAATGATGTAATGACACCAAGATCTGTTTTAGAAATTGCAGATGAAAGCCAAACCGTTCAATCTTTTTATAAAGAGCATAAAAACTTGCGTTTTTCTAGAATTCCTGTTTTTGCTGAAAATCCAGATGAAATTACAGGGTATTTTCTAAAAGACAATTTGTTAGAAGCCATGATTAGTGGAAAAGGAGAAGCAACTTTAGCCTCTATAAAAAGAAATATTATAATCGTAGAAAGAGATTTATACATTCCAGATTTATTTGAAAGATTGATTAATGAGAAAGAACATATTGCTTTAGTGGTAGATGAATATGGCTCTGTAAGTGGTCTCGTTTCTCAAGAAGATGTTATAGAAACTTTACTAGGTTTAGAAATTATGGATGAAAGTGATTCTGTTGCAGACTTGCAAGCTCATGCCAGAAAATCTTGGGAAAAACGTGCTAAAAGAATGGGGATAATTGAAGATAAAAAAGAGTAG
- a CDS encoding VIT family protein: MNKSSIELNDHLDYHYIHRSNWLRATVLGANDGILSTASLAIGVAAASDLREPVILATLAGLVAGALSMAAGEYVSVSSQTDIENADIEREKIELEEMPELELQMLASIYENRGLKKETALIVAKELTEKDALAAHIRDELGINEISQANPIQAAMASGAAFTLGGILPFLVTLFLPLKSLEYSIYGFSILFLMLLGAFSAKAGGSNIGKAILRITFWGTVAMGLTALVGYFFNVTL, encoded by the coding sequence ATGAACAAGAGCTCTATTGAATTAAACGACCATTTAGACTACCATTACATACACAGAAGTAATTGGTTAAGGGCTACTGTTTTAGGAGCAAATGACGGTATTTTATCTACCGCAAGTTTGGCTATTGGAGTTGCAGCTGCAAGTGATTTAAGAGAACCTGTAATTTTGGCAACTTTAGCAGGTTTAGTTGCCGGAGCATTATCTATGGCGGCAGGAGAATATGTTTCTGTAAGTTCTCAAACAGATATTGAAAACGCCGACATTGAAAGGGAAAAAATAGAATTAGAAGAAATGCCAGAACTGGAACTACAAATGTTGGCAAGTATTTATGAAAATAGAGGTCTTAAAAAAGAAACTGCTTTAATTGTTGCTAAAGAATTGACAGAAAAAGACGCCTTAGCTGCACATATTAGAGATGAATTAGGTATCAATGAAATTAGTCAAGCAAACCCTATACAAGCTGCAATGGCTTCTGGAGCCGCTTTTACCCTCGGCGGAATACTTCCGTTTTTAGTGACTCTTTTTCTTCCTCTAAAAAGTTTGGAATATTCAATTTATGGTTTTTCCATCCTTTTTTTAATGCTTTTAGGAGCATTTTCTGCTAAGGCAGGAGGTTCTAATATTGGAAAAGCTATTTTACGAATTACCTTTTGGGGTACCGTTGCTATGGGCTTAACTGCTTTAGTTGGATATTTTTTTAATGTAACCCTCTAA